The Henckelia pumila isolate YLH828 chromosome 2, ASM3356847v2, whole genome shotgun sequence genome includes a window with the following:
- the LOC140878833 gene encoding probable LRR receptor-like serine/threonine-protein kinase At3g47570, translated as MSTVRHKNLVRVISCCSNTDFKALVLEYIPNGSLEKWLYSPTNSLDLLQRLNITIDVAQAIEYLHHGNPSPIIHCYLNPCNIMIDEDMIAHVGDFGISKLFGEEEAFRQTITLATIGYMAPEYGSERKVSTSCDIYNYGITLLELFTSKKPTDDMFIEEISLKDWVSEALQENIVAEIAAGLLKQKDRHFLKKEQCVSSVFDVAMKCLTISPQQRINMLEIVVTLKNIKSSFQLAIASPRK; from the exons ATGAGCACTGTTCGTCACAAGAATTTAGTTCGTGTCATAAGTTGTTGCAGCAACACAGATTTCAAAGCATTGGTTTTGGAGTACATACCTAACGGTAGCCTTGAGAAGTGGCTATACTCCCCTACTAATTCTTTGGATTTGCTACAGAGATTGAACATAACGATTGATGTTGCACAAGCTATCGAATATCTCCATCATGGGAATCCGTCACCAATCATTCATTGCTATTTAAATCCTTGTAACATCATGATTGATGAAGATATGATAGCACATGTTGGtgattttggaatctccaaaCTCTTTGGAGAAGAGGAAGCTTTTCGTCAAACAATCACATTGGCAACCATCGGTTATATGGCACCAG AGTATGGATCAGAAAGGAAGGTATCAACAAGTTGTGATATTTACAATTATGGAATCACATTGCTTGAGTTGTTTACGAGTAAGAAGCCGACAGACGACATGTTTATAGAAGAAATCAGCTTGAAGGATTGGGTGAGTGAAGCATTACAAGAAAACATAGTGGCTGAAATTGCCGCTGGCTTACTCAAACAAAAAGATCGACATTTCTTGAAAAAGGAGCAGTGTGTCTCGTCTGTTTTTGACGTGGCAATGAAATGTTTGACCATTTCACCACAGCAAAGAATCAACATGCTTGAGATAGTGGTGACGCTCAAAAATATAAAATCCTCGTTTCAGCTAGCTATAGCAAGCCCACGAAAGTAG